The Gordonia westfalica sequence TAGAAGTCGGTGAGGACCGCGCTACACCCGGCAGCCGAAACCTGCATCGAGGACATGAAGCCGTGCGTGAATGCCTCGGAAGCGAGGTCGGCTTCCACCTCCACGATGTCGCGTGCCGTCCGAAACGCCTGCATGTCAACGACGCTCACGGGTCACCTCCACCGCGCACGGCTCACACACCGTCACGTTCTTCCCCGCCCGCCCATCCGGGAACACCAGGTATTCGCGGACGTAGCCGATCAATGTGCCTACGGGGTAGTCGGTGCGGCATTTGGGGCACCAGCCGGCATAGCGGGCTTCCACTGCACCGCTGCTCACTGGTCGACCCCCTCGTCTTCGATGTCGTAGGAGCGCTGGAGGATTGAAAGCAGCGCGTACTCGACCGACTTCGAGTCCTGCTTGGCTGCGTAGTGCGCTATCTCTGCACGCAGCCAGAGGAGTTGCGCCTCCTTGCGCTGGTAGTACTTGTCGAGCTGGTTCTGGGTGTGTTGTGCGTCGGCGATCTGCTGCTGCACGATCGCGCCATACAGCTCGGACCCGAAGATGGTTTCGGCCCCGCTCACTGGTCGACCTCCTGGGTGGGCATGCAGAACCCGACCACCGTCATCAGCAACAGGACCGCGACGATCACGAACGCCACCAGTTCTTCCGGTCCGAGAGGTGGGAGGATCGCCCACACCCCCAACACAAGACACGCATACGCGGGAACCCAGATCGCGGCCTTCACGACGCCGCCCTCTCACCCGGAGCCGGCTGCGGCAGCGAGTTCCGCCACCGCACACACTCTTCGTGGTCGATAAAGTACTTGCCGCCCCCCTCACGCAAGGTTCGGAACAGGATTCGCCCCTCGACATACTCGCGGCGAAGGGTCTTCTCGGAGACTCCCAGGATTTGGGCGGCCTCCTTCAGGGTGTACTGAAGGGGCTGAAGGTTTCTGTCGTTCATGACGCCTCCAAGGTTCTGGTGGGGATGGGGGTTCGCTTGAGCAGGGTGAGCAGCGCATCGATGTGCTGCCACAGTTGCGGGCGGGTGAGTTCGATGGCGTCGTCCTCACCCGGCGGAAAGATCACGAAGACGGGTTCCCCTGTGGCGGGAATGGTCGTGACGTGATGGGTACCCGTCAAGCCGTCGATGGGGATGGGCGGAACCTCATGCAGCGGAAGATCACTCATGCCGCACCGCCGATGATGCGTTGCAGGACGATCCGCCCCGACGGAGTCAGATCACCGTGGGCCACCAGATCATTGAGGGCAGTGCGCAGCCGACTCGACTTGAGTGCTTCGCGTGCGGCCAACACCATCCAGTACTCCGGCGACTCCTCCGGGTCGAACGGGCGTAGCGGAGACGACTGCTCCCACGCCTTACGCGCAGCCTCCACAGCAGGATCGGTGCTCATGCCGCACCGCCGATACGGTCCAGGTGGGAATCGTCCGGCCCAGGCCACACAATCCGCGACGACCGCTCCACAACCGCTGTCGCACCATACGATTCGATGAGCTTGGCCCTAGACTTCGCGGAGGACAACGACTTGTACTCGCGCTTAGTGGACGGCCAGTGGAAGCGTCGACTCCCGAACTGCGCGATATACCCCGGATCGGGGTCCCACCCCTCGGGTTCCCAGTCAGGGTTGGGGTACCCGAACTCCTCACCGGTGTCGTCGGTGTAGAAGGTCAGTGCCCCTTCGGGATAGCTCGTGATCGCAACTCGGTAGAGGTAGTAGCCGCCGCTGGGCTCACGCCAGTCCGGATCGGCCTCCTGCATTGCTCTGTACACGTCGCGTAGCTCGGCGAGCGTGAGAACCACTTCACCCCGGCCGGACGGGGACTCAACCGACAGGTACGCCAGGTCGAGGCCGCTCACCTCACCGAGCGATACGTGGACCTTCCTGTTTTCATCTGCTACTACAGGGACTGGATCTGCGTAGTGCGAGAAGGACATGAGTCAGACCGCCTCGGGGAAGGACTCGCGCGTCCAGGCCCCGCCTCTGGGCATCTGCAGCTTGGACGTGTTCCCACCACGGCGCCAGTGGTTCCAGGCCATCACGAAGTAACCAATGAGATCACGGTCGCTGACGTTGACTTTGCCTTCGCGGATACGATCGAGTCGGTCACGCAGGGCGAGAATGGGATTGCCGGACTGGAGCCCGGCGCCTGAGTAGAGTCCTTCGCTGAACTCGCGAGCCGCTTCGCCGTCGATCAGTCGGAACTGCAGCAGCACTGCAAGGGTCACGCTGGGTCGGCACTTGACGCGCCGGAGACGCTGACTGGCAAGGTCCTGAAGGATGGCCATCTCGACCGGGTGCTCGGCGGCCCAGGCGACTACCTCCGGGTTGCTGATCTTGCTTGCGACCTTCTGATCGCCGAAGAACGCCATACGCTGCCACTCCAGGTAGACCCGGATGCCGCCTGCGACGATCCTCGAATCAGTCGAACCAAGAAGCCCTTCGAGGACCAGTTGGTCGCCGGCCGTCCGGGTTGTCCCTTGATCCATCGTGCTTTGTGTGTCTGCGGGGAGCCCGCGTACAACCAGGAAAGGAATGGCCGGAAAGTTGTCGTCCATCCGGGCGAGTGCAGTCAGCCGGTGCTGCCCATCGAGGAGGACATCATCGATCGACCACTTGATGGCTTCTCCGTTGTACTTCCAGCGTCCGGAAGTCATCTCGGCCATGAGACGCACTACCTGTGACTCTTTGATCGGTCGGTTGTGTGTGTTCTTCGCGAGTACACGACGCGCCATCGCCGGGTCGACGAAGATGGTCGACGCCGACGGCTTCTGCGGTGTCACACCGACGGACGCGAGATGCTGGCTCTTACGGTGGAAGTCGCCTTCGGAAGTTTTCTGCCAGTTCGACATGGGCTATCCTTCTAGTTGTGTGATGACGCTGTTGAGTGCGTCGCGGACGCGGATCAGATCGCTGAGGTTGGACGCCTTGATCTGGTCCTTGTTCCTTTTCAGGCGGTCGTCGGCGGCGAGCCGGTTGACCGATTCGACAGCGCGCTTCAGGTTGAAAGTCGCGGAGTCGAAAGCATCTGTGATGGGCCGACGCTTCGGCGTGGCCGGTTGTGCCGGTGCGGGGGTCGGCGTGGGAGCGTTGAGTTCAGCGAGGGCGGCATCGGTGAAGCCGGGGGCGATCTCGACCGGCTCGGCCTCAACCTCGGCATCGATGTCGGGTTCCGGATCGATCCGGCGGCTGCCGATCTCGCTACGGATCGCCGCCGCGGTCGGCCTACCCCCGGTGGCCTCGTTGACCTTCGCCATAACATCCACGGCTTCAGCGGGG is a genomic window containing:
- a CDS encoding helix-turn-helix domain-containing protein, translating into MNDRNLQPLQYTLKEAAQILGVSEKTLRREYVEGRILFRTLREGGGKYFIDHEECVRWRNSLPQPAPGERAAS
- a CDS encoding DUF7304 family protein; this encodes MSFSHYADPVPVVADENRKVHVSLGEVSGLDLAYLSVESPSGRGEVVLTLAELRDVYRAMQEADPDWREPSGGYYLYRVAITSYPEGALTFYTDDTGEEFGYPNPDWEPEGWDPDPGYIAQFGSRRFHWPSTKREYKSLSSAKSRAKLIESYGATAVVERSSRIVWPGPDDSHLDRIGGAA